In the Chromobacterium sp. ATCC 53434 genome, TCAGCCCCATGCCGCCGAACAGCTTGAAGTTGACCCAGACGTCTTCGCTGAAGCGGTAGGCGACGAACAGGTTCAGCGCGCCCATGAAGGCGAAGAAACCGGTCCAGATCCAGGTCAGCTTGCGCCATACCGGGTCCGGCATGCTGATCTGCTGGCCCATCATCATCCGCAGGCCGTTCTTGCCGGCGAACTCGCTGATCAACAGGCCGACGCCCATCACCCAGTACAGCACGGTCGGTTTCCACATGATGAAGTGCTTGTCGTGCAGCAGCAGCGTCGCGCCGCCGAGCACCACGATCAGCCCGAGGCTGATCCATTGCATCGTGTCCACCTTGCGGTGTTTGAACCAGGCCCAGCCGACCATCAGCACGGTGGCGGCGATGGCGACGCCGGTGGCGACGAACATATTGCGCGTCAGCCAGTAGGCGCCGAAGAACAGCAGGACGGGGAGGAGGTCGGTAAAAAATTTCATGCGGGTGATTATGGGGGCAGGCGTGGCCAGATTCAAGCCACGCCGGGCCTTATGGCGGGATTAACGGTTAGTTTGTTTGATGACGCTGAGCGCGCTGGCGACCAGTCCGCCGACGTCGGCGACATTGCTCGGCATGATGATGGTATTGTTTTCCTTGGCCAATTTGCCGAAGGCGTCGATGTATTGCTCGGCCACTTTCAGGTTGACGGCCTCGACGCCGCCGTCGGCGCGGACGGCGCCGGCGACGCGGTTGATCGCGTCGGCTGTTGCGTCGGCCACCAAACGTATCGCCTCGG is a window encoding:
- a CDS encoding septation protein A — encoded protein: MKFFTDLLPVLLFFGAYWLTRNMFVATGVAIAATVLMVGWAWFKHRKVDTMQWISLGLIVVLGGATLLLHDKHFIMWKPTVLYWVMGVGLLISEFAGKNGLRMMMGQQISMPDPVWRKLTWIWTGFFAFMGALNLFVAYRFSEDVWVNFKLFGGMGLMLVFVIAQSLFLGKYIEEKK